TCCATCTTGGTCTTGGAACGGGGATTGAATCGGGTGTTGCCGCCATGCCCGATGGCGGCGTGACGCTCAACTCCTGCTATCTGCGCCCCAGATCACGCGGAAGCGTGCGCCTGCAAAGCGGCAATCCTGAAGATGCTCCACTCATCGACCCGAACTATCTCGATGATCCGCAGGACCGTGAAATGTCCATCCGCGGGCTCAAGCTGACCCAGGAAATCCTGGCGCAAGCAGCGCTGAAACCGTTCATCAAAGCCGAGCGCCTTCCAGGACCGGCAGTGAAAACGGATGACGACTATTTTGGATTCATCTGCGAACACTCCAAAACGTCGCACCATGCGGCCGGAACCTGCCGCATGGGACCGGGCGACGGCGCCGTTGTCGACCCGCGTTTGCGCTTCAACGGTCTTGAGCATCTGAGAGTGGTCGACGCCTCCATTATGCCAACAGTGATTTCTTCCAATACCAACGCTGCGGCCATCATGATCGGCGAAAAGGCCGCCGATATGATCCGCCAAGATAACGGTGCCCTGTCATGATCCGTCACATTGTCCTGATCAAATTCCAGCCGGACTTCCCGGAGGAGAAAATCCGCGAACTCTTTGCGGAGCTGCTTGTTATCCGGTCTCAGGTACCCGGAATCCTGGGCATCACGTCGGGCCGAAGCGAGAGCCCGGAAAAGATCGAACGCGGTTACATGCACGGCTTTGTTGTCGACTTCGAAGACTGGGGTGCTCTGGAAAACTATCAGAACCACCCCGATCACAAGGCACTGGGCGCAAAGCTCGTGGCAAATGCCACAGGCGGCCTTGACGGAATCCTTGTTGTCGACATTCCAGTCGAGGCCTGAACGGCAATCCGACCCGCTGTGGGAGTAACTGATGCTGAGCCTGTCCCTTCCAACCTATAACAATCGACTGGAGGACTATCGTCTGTCCGGTGATGCATTGACGCCGCGCGCACCGCGGATTCCCCTGACGCGAACGGCCTTTGCTGCCGCCCATGTCGTTTCAGACCCAAGGGCTGAACGCGATCCCTGGTTGGGCTCTCCGGCTGTCGATTGGGACAATACGCTTGGCTTCAGAAACTGGCTTTGGGATCAGGGTCTCGGACTGGCGGAAGCCATGGACACAGCCCAGCGCGGCATGGGGGTCGACTGGCCGACGGCCAAAGAGCTGATCGAGCGGACCATGCGCGAGGCGAGGGCCCATCCCCTGAGGCCCCGCGTTGCATGCGGCGCCGGCACGGACCAGAAAGACCTCAGTGAACTCCGGAACGCGGACGACATCACCGCCGCTTATGGCGAACAGATGGAGGCCATCGAGGCTGCCGGCGGTCAGATCATCCTCATGGCATCGCGTGCGTTTCCGGCGATCAAAGCCGGGCCGGACGAATACGCCAAAGTCTACGGAAAACTGCTCGATCAGGCCTCGGAACCGGTTATCCTGCATTGGCTCGGCGATATGTTCGATCCCGCCCTGACAGGATATTGGGGTTCCAATGATGTTGGCGCGGCCTCGGACGCGGTCCTTTCAATCATCAACGCGCATGAGAAAAAAGTCGACGGCATCAAGATTTCCCTGCTTGATCGGACCCATGAAGAAGCCTTTCGAGCGCGCTTGCCAGACGGCGTACGCCTCTATACCGGCGACGATTTCAACTATGCCGATCTAATTGAAGGCGATGGAACCAGGTTTTCCCACGCCTTGCTCGGCGCATTTGCGGCAATCGCCCCGGCGGCCAGCCAAGCACTGGAAGCCCTGGCGGAGGGCGACACGCAAGCCTATCGCCAACTGTTTGACCCGACTGTCCCGCTCAGCCGGGAGATATTCAAGACGCCCACGCAGTTTTACAAGGCCGGCATTGCGTTTCTTGCCTGGCTAAACGATGCGCAAAGCCACTTCATCATGCCAGGCGGTTTTCAGTCTTCAAGAGAGATTACCCACTATGCAGAGGTCTTTCGGCTTGCAGACAAAGCGCGCTTGCTGTCAAAACCCGATGTCGCAGCCCAACGGATGACGCTGCTGCTGAAACTGCATGGTATCGAATAGGCAATATGAAGAAACGACCGACAATTCTGGATGTCGCACGGCACGCGGGTGTATCAAAATCGACCGTGTCGCTGGTTCTGCAGAACTCCACTTTGGTCAAGGAAACAACGCGCGAGGACGTTGCGAAGGCAATTGCCGACCTCGGCTATGTCTATAACAGATCCGCCGCCGGGCTGCGCGGCGCGGCGTCCGGGCTGATCGGCCTGATCATCAACGATCTGCGAAACCCTTTCTTTACGGAGTTTGCCGCGAGCGCCCAGATGACGTTTGCGCAAAAAGGGTATTCGACCGTCATCGCCAATACCGACGAGGACCCGGACATACAGGCGCAGGTGATCGACTCGATGATCGAGCATGATGTGTCGGCCTTTGTCATCTCTCCGTCTTACGGCGGAGACGAGCAGCCGTTCGACCGCATCCGCAGGGCCGGCATTCCAACGATGCAGGTCTTGCGGCAGGTCGATGAAAGAACCGATCTTTTTCCGTTCGCATCGCACGACTATAAGGCCGGCGGCGTGCTGGCGACCGAGCACCTTATTGATCTGGGCTGTCGCAACATTGTATTTGTGGGGGGCCTGGAAGACAGGCCGATCACGCTCGAAAGAATGTCCGGATATGTCGAAACGATGGGTGCCCACGCCCTTGTGCCCAGTGTATTCCACGGCCGACCGTCTCGGGTCTTCGGGCGGGAAATCGCCTTGAAATTCCTCGACTCGCACAGACAAATCGACGCGGCCATTTGTTTCAGCGATCTTGTCGCGCTCGGCATGCTGAGCGGATTAGCCGAAGTCGGCATCCGGGTTGGCGAGGACTTCAAAATCGTCGGCTTCGACGATATCGAGGAAAGCTCGCTGGCCTATCCTCGCTTGAGCTCCGTGCGCTGCGATACGGCTCTGTTCGGAAAAAATGCCGCCGAAGCGATGCTGGCCTGGATCGTCGACGGCGAGCGCCCCCCCGACACAAAACGTTATGGTGTCGAACTGACAAAGCGGCAGTCCAGTCTGGGGGCCGGATGAGTACGCCAAGTGCCCACTCCCCACGCTGTACCTGGCGGGGAGCGGGATGGTAGCGGTCGGTTTACAGCGCGCCGGCTTCCTCATAGTAGCGGCGTGCGCCGGGATGAAGCGGCATATCACCAAGCTTCTGGACGGAGTCCTTCATGTTGAGTGCCTTGGCCCAGGGCGCGTTGGATGTGACCTGGTCAAGGTTCTCCCAGAATGCGCGTGTCACTTCATAGACGGTGTCTTCGTCCATGTCCGTGCGTACGCCGATGCCGACCCAGGTATCGTTCGAGGGTACCGGGCCGTCATTGGTCTGGTTCTCATACATGCCGGCGGGCACGTCGGCGCGGAAACGGAAGCTCCCGAGGAACTTGTCAACTGCTTCACCCTGATCACTCTCGGGGCCGATGAAACGAACCTTTTCCGTTTCGGTGAACTGGATGAACTGCTGACAGGGATCGAGACAACCGTTGACATACATGTCTATCGAGCCATCCAGGAAGGCCTGAAACCCGGTCTGCCAGTTGGCCGAGATGGCCTCATAGTCCTCTCCCGCTACCAGGCCGGTGGTTGCAGCGATCCAGCCCTTTGCAGCATTGAATGCACCGCCACCCTGCGGACCAAGGAACACGGTTGCGCCCTCGATATCATCGAGGACAGTGATGTCGCTGTCGTCACGGACGGCGAAATGGTACGGACCCCAGGGAAACCACATCAAGAGGCTGACATTCTTGCTGAGTTCGGGGGCTTCGGGCTGCTTGGCATACATGGCCTTGCCGTTCTTCATGAAGGCATAGATCGTCGGAGAAACCATGGAGAAATCCAGGTTGCCACGCGCCACTTCCATCATGTGGAGTGTCGCAGCGCCACCGCCGGCCACCTCGATCTCCACCTTGTCCTGATTGTCGTTCACGATATTGGCGAGTGTGGACATGGTGATGGCCTGGCCGAGCGACGGCGCGATGGTCGCCATTTTCAGCTTTTCTTCGGCGTTGGCGCTGGTTGCACCGACCGCCGTGGCCAGAACGGCCGAAAGAATGAGATTCCTCATGTATTTTCCTCCTGTTGATTTGCATTTTCGATCATCGGTGCCCTGCCTTGCAGCTGATGAAACGCGAGCAAGGCGAGCGTCAGTACGAGCGCCGGCAGGGCGATCTGCAGATTGGGCGCCAACATCGCGAGGCCGGCGGCCATGCGTAAACCGCGTTCAAGCACGCTCAGCGGCCGTTTCTCGAAACCGGCCAGTGCTGTCGATATGATCCACATCGCCAGAATGAAGACGGCGATGATCCAGAAAAACGAGACCCAGCTGATGGTTGCCGGATCGATCATCGCCGCCGAGCGGCCGAGTTCAGAGCCGAAGAGCGGGAACAGAAGCTGGGGCTTGTAAAGAATGGCCGGGTGATAGGCGAAGACGAAGGGGATCAGGAAACCGGCGACCCCGATGCGGGCGGCAGAAAATCCTGTGCGAATGGGGTTTGCTCCCGCGATCGGCGCAGCGGCAAAGGCCGCGAGCGCCACGGGCGGAGTTACGGTCGACATCACCGCAAAAAACACGACGAAGAGATGCAGCGTCAGTTCGGGTATGCCAACCGCCTCAATGCCGGAACTCAGCGCGATCACGATGATGAAATAGGTAGCGCCCGGCGGCAGGCCCATGCCAAGCACGATCGAGCCGAGCGCCACGACGGTGAGCACCATGAACAAGGGTCCGCCGGCGAGTTGCGCCAGCAAAAGGGAGAGCCGGCCGGCAAAACCCGATAGCTGGATCAGCCCGACGATGAGGCCGATCAGGGCAACAATCACGACAATGGATGCGGCCTTCTGACCGGCGTCGACAAACGCGTCCCAGATCCGCTTGCGGTTGCGGAACTCGGGAAAGAGAACCAGGGCCGAGACAAGAGCCGCCATGAAGCCATAAAACCCCGCCTTCTGCACGGATGGCTGTGCAAACAGAAAGGTGGAAAGAACCGCCAGCGGAATGATGAAAACCAGGCACTGCACTCTTTCGGAGCGTGTCAGAGCGGGCCGCGCCTCCTTGGGCAACTTGCCGACACCCTGTCTCAGCGCTTCGAGATAGACGGCCATGAAGGTGCCGATATAGAAAAACAGGGCCGGCAGGATCGCGGCGACCACGATATAGCGGTATTCGAGTCCGATCTGACCGGCGACAAAAAAGGCGACGACGCCCATGACCGGCGGCATGATCTGACCTCCGGTCGACGCCGCGGCCTCGACGGCCCCGGCAAAAGCAGGCTTGAACCCGGCGCGCTTGATGACCGGTATCGTCATGGCACCGGTTGAAACGACATTCGAGATTGCTGCGCCGGACAACGTGCCGAAAAGCGCCGACGAGGCGACGGACGCATGCGCAGCCCCGCCGATAAAGCCGCCGGTCAACCGGTTGGCGACCTTCATGAGCAGCTCTCCGGCGCCGGAGGCCATCAGTACGGCGCCGAAGACAATAAAAATCAGAACATTGCCGGAGACGACCTGAAGCGGCTGACCAAAAAGACCACCTGTCTGCGACCAGAAGTTCTGAACCATGGCGCGCATGCTTTGTTCCGGCGTCGCGGCAGCGCCCTGCAGGATCCCCGTCCAGTCCGGCAGATAGCCGCGCACAAACAGGTAGACGATCCAGAAGATGCAGAACCAGGCAATGAACGCGCCGAACATGCGCCAGGTCAGGTAAAGACCGATCAGCGCCGCAACGGGGAAAAGGATGAAATCGATCCTGTCGGCGGATGGCAGCAAACCTGCATCGGTGGCCGAAATCTCGATGATCCAGAAAGAGAACACCGCAACCGAACCGAGCGCGAGCAGGCGGTTCAGCCAAGGCGGGCCGGATGTGGGGAAGAGGCCGAGCGCGGCGATGGCGAAGCCGAAGAGGACAGGCAGTCCGAGAATGAAGCCGGTGGGCTGCAGGAAACTGCGTTCCACGCTGCGCCAGCCGGCGCCCAGCCAGTGTTCGCGCATGAGGAGGCGCTGTTCTCGGCGCGAGAGATCTTCAAAGCCTTGCGTGGTGTTCTCGATGACCCAGCGGACGAGGTCGCCGATCGGGCCGCCAGCGGCATAGAAGAGGATGACAAGCGCAAAGACGAACGCCATGGCGTTTCGGACCCGTCGGTCGAGTTGGAGACCAGCCGGCGGCACGGCGTCTTTGGCCTGCGCCTCCGTCACTTTTTTTCCTCTTGCGCGCGCATCGGCGCCGCGCCGCGATAATGCAGCGTCATTTCCTCGGGCACCTCCGATCCGTCGACAAGAAACGGCAAAATGCCGCGCCGTATGGATTTGCCACGGCTTTCAATGATGTCGACATCCGATTTTGTGACGCGCTGCGACATGCGCCGTCCCCATTCGGCAAGACAATCGTAAAGACGGTCGATCTCGGCCTGATGCGTCCCGGTCTTGGCCAGATCGTGGAACTCCTCGGGGTCTGTCTGAAGATCGAACAGCATCGGCCGGAAACCACCCTCGGCGTGCATCATCTTCCAGCGGCCGTCAAACACCATGAAAAGGCGCGCATCGCGCGGTGAAAGGCCAAGCTGCACGCATTGCGGCGTCGAGGAATAGTCGAACTCGCTGATCACGTAGGAACGCCAGTCGGACGGCTTTTCGCCATGCAGCCACGGCATCAATGAACGGCCTTCTATGATGTGGTCAGGAACGTCTCCGCCGGCAGCCTCGACAAAGGTCGCCGCCAGATCGATGGATTCGACCAGAGCGTCGCAGGTCGTGCCGCGCGTTGCGCCGGCCTCCTTGCGCGGGTCATAGACGATCATCGGTATCTTGACCGACGGTTCGTGGAACAGGTCCTTTTCGCCCAGCCAGTGATCGCCCAGATAGTCGCCGTGGTCCGACGTCAGTACGATCATGGTATCATCCATGCGTCCCGTCACTTCCAGATGATCAAGCAGCCGGCCAAGCTGATCATCGGCCTGTTTGATGAGCCCCATATAGGCCGGGATCACCTTCTGCCTGACGTCCTCGCGCTGGAAGGCCGTTGCGATGCGATTGCCCATATAGGCTTCATAGACGGGGTGCGGGTCCTCGCGCTCAATACTGTGCCTGAGTGCGGCTGGTACGTGATTGAGCGAATACATGTCGTGATAGGGCGCCGGCACGATATAAGGCCAATGGGGCTTGATGAACGAAAGATGCGCGCACCAAGGACCCTCGACCTTTTCCAGAAAACGGATCGCCTCCCCGGTCAACCAAGGGGTTTCGCTGTCTGCCTCGTCGACATTGGCTGGCTTGTCGGCATTTTCGAACATCCAGCCGGACGCCTTTTCGCCATTCACCGCGGCAGAATTGGCAAAGTCGGCCCACGGATTGACACTGTCATAGCCTTTGGACTTCAGATATTCATTGTAGGGGCTGCGCTTCTCATCATAAAAGCCGTCGGGTCCGGCACCCCAAAGACCATCGTCACGCACCCAGACATCGAAGCCGCATTCGGCCTGGCGCGCGCCGATCATGCTGTCGGGGCTGAGGCCCAGCCGCGCCATGCCCTCCGCATCGACCTTCATATGGGTCTTGCCAAGCAACCAGCAGTCCATCCCAAGCTTGCGCAGATGGTCGCCCATGGTCATCTCGCCGACCCTGATGGGGAAACCGTTCCATGCCGCGCCGTGCGAGGACACATAGCGCCCGGTATAGAAGGACATGCGTGACGCGCCGCAGATGGGAGACTGCACATAGGCATTGGTAAAGCGCACGCCCTTAGCGGCAACCCGGTCGAAATTCGGTGTTTCGAGATGCGGATGACCGGCGCAGCTGAGATAATCGAACCTCAGCTGGTCATACATGATGAAAAGAATGTTCATGCGCGGCCTCCCGTCCGCCGGCCCGAGATTTTGAGCCTGCCTTATCCTAGGATGCGCGACATCATGGGAGCAGTATCATTTTTTGATATGATATAACTCTGAGTTATATGAAAGAGAGGCTGGTACTAGGGCCGCAAAACGCCGTCCAACTGGCCGGCAGCATTGCACATACAATCGTGAAAGAACTGGGCCGCCGGTGTCAAAGGCCGCAGCGACGCGGTGCTGATCGCGATCGGCAAAGGCTTGATTTCCTCATCAAGGGCGATCTTGGAAATCCGCCATCGCGCTTCCAGCCCCTTGATGGAAGGTGTCGGAAACGTCGCGCATAAATCGCTGTCCTCGATCATCGACAAAAGAGCAATAACCGAATCGGACGTTGTCAGGGGAACCGGCGCCTCAATACCCATCGCCGCAAAATGCTGCGCAAAGACGGGGCGGCGGTCCCTCGGTCCGATCAGCAGCCAGTCCGCATCTTTCAGTTCTTCAAGGGAGCGCGCGGCAGCGTAACGGGAATTGCGTCCGGTGATTACGGAAATCGGAGCCCGAAACAGCCTGGTGACTGTCAGGCCATTGGCCTCATCGGCCTGCGGTGCAGGGCCGATGACGATATCGCACTGTCCCTCTCTCAGCGGGCGGAAGGCAGATGGCGCATTGCCGGCATTGACCTGCACATGGACGGCCGGAAAACGGGTGCGAAACCGCCGCATGACAGGCGGAATGAGCCGTGTCGCCGTCAAGGGCGACACGATCACCGTGAGATCGCCCGTCAGCTCACCGCGCAACTGCGACATCTCGTCTTGCAACCGGCGCATTTCGTCCTTGATGACATGGGCCCGACGAAGGACAACCTGTCCGTGTCGCGTCGGCACGACACCGCGCGGCCCCCTTTCAAAGATCGCGACACCCAGATCCGCTTCGGCCTGACGCAGCGCCTTTGAGACGGCCGGCTGGGACTTGCCAAGGATCACCGCGGCCCCGCGAATGCTGCTGGCCGTCTCGATAGCCAGAATAAGGTTGATATACTGTAGCTGCATGGTCGTGCGATTAGACCCGACCGGGCCGAAGAAGGAAAGCCGCGACAGGTCTTTCGAAGACCACAAAACACCAAAATCCCGGTCAAAAGCGTGCGATCGGGCGGTTGCCAACCTATATCAAGGGAACCCAATTTCCAGGAGGCCTCCATGTCCGTTTCAGATCAGGTTCCGACACAATCCGGTTTCCACGCCAAGAGCAGCGGCGCGGAGGTCCTTGCCGATATCGATCTTGCCGGCAAGACGGCAATCGTCACAGGCGGCTATAGCGGGATCGGACTTGAGACCGTCCGCGGGCTTGCCGGCAAGGGCGCATCCGTCATAGTGCCTGTCCGCACGCCGGAAAAGGCGAAAGATGCGCTCGCGGGCGTGGATGGCAACGTCACCACGGCTCCGATGGACCTGGCGGATCTCGCCTCGGTCAGCAGCTTTGTCGGCGATGTGCTGAACGCACATATGAGGCTCGACCTTCTCATAAACAATGCCGGGATCATGGCGTGCCCCGAGGCCCGGGTCGGCCCCGGCTGGGAATCCCAGTTCGGCGTCAACCATATGGGACATTTTGCGCTGACGACCGGCCTGATGCCGCTTCTGCGGAAGACGCAGGGGGCGCGGGTCGTAGCGCTCTCGTCGACCGCACACAAGGTCTCCGATATCCTTTGGGACGACATCAACTACGAGAACAGCCCCTATGACAAATGGCAGGCTTACGGTCAGGCGAAGACCGCCAATGCGCTGTTCGCCAATGCGTTGTCGCTGCGGCTGAAAGATGCGGGCGGTCTCGCCTTCTCGGTCCATCCGGGCGGCATATTCACGCCCTTGCAACGGCACCTGCCCCAGGAGGAAATGATCGCCCTTGGCTGGCTGGAGGAGAACGGCGAGCCATCCGAACTGGCCAAACAGGGGTTCAAGACGCCGGAACAGGGATGTTCCACGACCCTTTGGGCTGCAACATCCGCCAAGCTTGAAGGCAAGCCGGGCGTTTATTGCGAGGACGCCGACATTGCAGCGCCGACCGACCCCGAAAGCCCAACGGCCCGCTATTTCGGAGTCGACGCACATGCCTGCAGCGATGAGAACGCCGAGCGGCTGTGGGAGATCAGCGAACGCTTTCTCAAGGCGGCCTGAACGCAGGTGGCCCGGCCTCGCCTGAGGCTTCATTTCGCCCTAGCCGTCATCCCCGACGCGCTCGACCGGCCCGCCCTGTTCTTCCCAGGTGGAGAAACCTTCTCTTAAATGCGCCGCTTCAAAGCCCATATCCTTCAGCGTTGAAACCGTGAGGGCCGAGCGCCACCCGCTCGCGCAGTGAATGATGAAGGTCTTGTCTTTGCCGAATATGTCCTTGAAATAGGGACTGTCCGGGTCCACCCAGAATTCAATCATGCCGCGCGGGGCGTGGAAGCTGCCAGGTATGTAGCCGGTGCGCTGCCTTTCGCGTATATCGCGTATGTCGACGACGACGATATCCGGATCACCGAGTTTGCAGATCAGGTCCTTCGTTTCGATTTCCTCGATACGCGCACGCGCCGCGGCCACCATTTCCGCTGAGGATATTTTTAGCTTCTTCATCGATCCCCCGTCATCTTGAGCGGTTATATTGCAAGTGGCGAAATATGGCGGATAGCCTTGGCCAGATCAATTGCCGGCTGGCTTCGGCGGTGACATGAGCGACACCCGCATGTCAGCTTCCAACGGTTGACTGAGAGTGCCACCTGTCAGCCCTCATCGAACGCGCCATCCCAGCCGAAATAGACGCCTTTCAGTTCGTCTCCACGCAGCTTTCGATAAAGCGCAAGAGCGGGGCCGTTATCGGCTTCCGTGCCAAGCCAGATGCCCTGACAACCGCGTGCACGTGCTATTTCAAACAGTTTTTCCGTCACCGCCCGGCCGATGCCCTGGCGCAGATGGCTGTCCCTTACGCCGACTTCATTGACAAACATCGACGGCTTTTTGTCAGGATGGAGAAGGATACAGCCAGAGGCCATGCCAACGGCGAGATCGCCATCAAAGGCCAAGACAAGTTCATGCAGCGGATCGGACAGAAATGCCGCAGCCTGCGCCGGATCAATGGGGTTGTCGAACAACCCTTCCTCCACTTTCAAAAGCAGCGGCAAATCGTCGGCCTGCAAGTGGCGAAGCGTTACGTGTCTGGTCATTCTCACCGTATGTTTCTAATTAAGACCTAAGTTGGCTCCGGATGCCCTTCGGATTGTGGGGCGTTATCGCAGATTTCATACCACGCCGGCTTTTCCGAGACGAACTCGTGAAACTGATTTTTCAGGCTGATTTGCGTATCGAGAGCATTTGCCGCGACGGGGAAACTCTCGTCTTCCGAGAGGATTTCGCCAAGTGATGTTCCGCAAATCCCGCAAAAGCACCGGCCATATTTATAGGGGGTCTCCGGCTTGTACAAAACCACGTTCTCCTTGCCCTCAATCCAGGTCAGACTTTCCTTCTTTACAAAGACAATGGTGCTTGCGCCGGCCTTTCGGCACCGCGAGCAATGGCATGTGCCCATGACCGACGGTTCGCACGACAGTTGAAATTTGACTGCTTTGCAGCAGCAGCTCCCTTCAATCATTTGACCACATCTCCCGGTTCGAGCTCCATATGAATGAGAACAATACAAGAACATTTGACGCAGGACAATATCGGGAACAGGCGCTAACAGGCTTCGAGAACAGTCAGGTCTTGTTTATCGAGTTTCCGCCATCGGCGATCAGAGCGCTCCCGGTAACGAAGGACGACCGGTCAGAAATGAGGAAAAGCGCGGCCTGAGCGATTTCCGATGGATCGGCCATCCGTTTCAGCGCGTGAAGGCTGCTGACCCATTCATGCGTTTGCGGGTCATCGCCGGCCATTTCAGTTCTGGTGCCGCCGGGCAACAATGCATTGACGCGGATATTGTCGGCACCATGTTCAGCCGCCAGGACCTGTGTCATGCCGATGAGACCGGCCTTGCTGGCGGCGTAGGCCCCCATTCCGGGAAGTCCGATCGTGTGCCCCACGAATGACGACGTAAAAACGATAGACCCGCCGCCGCGTTTGGCGATTGGCGGAATCTGATGCTTCGCAGCATAAAACCCGCTGGTCAGGTTTGTGCTGATGACCTTTTGCCAATTGTCTTCGTCCATATCGGGCACAGGTCCCATCTCGCCCACGATCCCGGCATTGTTGAACGCGCCATCGAGGCCGCCAAATCTTTCGGTAGCCAGTGCTACCAGATCGGCCGCGTATTGCCCGTCACCCACATCGCCGGCAAGACAGGCGGCCTGCCCGCCGATCCGGCCGATTTCACCGGCGAGCCCTTCCAGCAGTGCCGCGCGTCTTGCGCCGAGGACGACATTCGCGCCCTCGGTCGCAAAACATCTTGCAGCCTCGGCGCCGATGCCGCTGCTTGCGCCCGTTACGATGATTGTCTTTCCGTCCAACACCATGTGTCTCTCCATTCTTCAGGCTTTGAGAGACGTTTAGGTTTTCTACAGTGCTCCGGGCATCCCGGTTCTTGCGGGAGTATTTGCGTGGCTGCATGTTCGGGTCTGCCAATGCCACATAGGCAATCCCAATTTCAATTCGCCGCCCTATATCGGCTTCATGCTTTGGTTATTCAGCGCCGTTGAAGAGCTGCTGCCGGTTCTGGCTTTCTTCGTCGTGCAACAGTCTTACAGTTTTGAAGCCGGCCTCGTGGTCATGGTGCTGCTGGTACTCGCGCTGCTGGCCGTGTCATACGGGTTCGGGCGGGCGGCGCCGCGCTTTGCCGTGGCAAGCACAATCGCGCTCCTGATCTTTTCCGTGCCCAGTATCGTGACGGGCAACAGCACCTTTTTTCAGATCTCGGACACGATCCTCGACGGTCTGTTCGCGTTTCTCCTTCTGGGGAGCCGGGCGCTCGATTTTCCGGTTCTGAAATATCTTTTCGGACGGGTGTTTGCGATCACGGACGAGGCGTGGCGGATTCTGTCGCTGCGCTGGGGCCTTTTGTTCGTGGTGCTGGCGGTGCTGAACGAATTTTTCCGGCTCGGCTATTCGGAAGAGGTCTGGGCTTACTTCAAGCTTTTCTCCACCATCTTCATTCTGCTTTTCGGCTGCTACCAGTTCACGCTGTCGGCCAGGATGCGCATTCCGGGCGAATCGAACCGGCTCGGGCTGCGGGTCTGACGCAGAACTCAGTTACGCATGTTTCTGTCTGTCTGAGGCTCTGTTTTCGATATCGCACCGACAAAATCCACATAGGCGCTCCTGAGGCGGTTTGTCCCCGAGTTCGGCGGCCAGACGGCATAAATTCCGTAGGACGGCGCGCGCCAGTCAGGCAGGAGTTCCATCAGATGACCTTCTGCAATGCGTTCACGCACAAAGAAATCCGGCATGACAACGATGCCGCAGCCTTCCTCGGCCATGCGCCGTGCGGCAAATCCGGAATCGACCGTGATGCGGTATGGCATGTGTACGCTGTGTTGTTTGCGCTCGCGGCCTGATTTCGTCAGGATGACGGGCCGCGATACGCCGGCAAGATCGATCGCTTCCAGCTTCTCCAGATCCCGCGGCTGCCGTATCGGGCTCTTCGAGCGCAGATAATCTGGCGACGCACACAGGTGCAGCCGGCCCTCAGCCAGCTTCTTTGACATCAGCGAGGAATCTTCAAGCCGCCCGACCCGCAGACCCAGATCGAAACCCTCCTCCACGAGGTTGATCCGCCGGTCGGTGAAGCTCATCGAGATCTCGGCGTTCGGATTGTGTTTCATGAAAGTCGATGTGCGGGTGACGAAGCGGGCATATTGCATGATCGCCGGCGCCGTGACCGTTAAAAGACCGGTCGGA
This portion of the Hoeflea prorocentri genome encodes:
- a CDS encoding rhodanese-like domain-containing protein gives rise to the protein MKKLKISSAEMVAAARARIEEIETKDLICKLGDPDIVVVDIRDIRERQRTGYIPGSFHAPRGMIEFWVDPDSPYFKDIFGKDKTFIIHCASGWRSALTVSTLKDMGFEAAHLREGFSTWEEQGGPVERVGDDG
- a CDS encoding sulfatase-like hydrolase/transferase — translated: MNILFIMYDQLRFDYLSCAGHPHLETPNFDRVAAKGVRFTNAYVQSPICGASRMSFYTGRYVSSHGAAWNGFPIRVGEMTMGDHLRKLGMDCWLLGKTHMKVDAEGMARLGLSPDSMIGARQAECGFDVWVRDDGLWGAGPDGFYDEKRSPYNEYLKSKGYDSVNPWADFANSAAVNGEKASGWMFENADKPANVDEADSETPWLTGEAIRFLEKVEGPWCAHLSFIKPHWPYIVPAPYHDMYSLNHVPAALRHSIEREDPHPVYEAYMGNRIATAFQREDVRQKVIPAYMGLIKQADDQLGRLLDHLEVTGRMDDTMIVLTSDHGDYLGDHWLGEKDLFHEPSVKIPMIVYDPRKEAGATRGTTCDALVESIDLAATFVEAAGGDVPDHIIEGRSLMPWLHGEKPSDWRSYVISEFDYSSTPQCVQLGLSPRDARLFMVFDGRWKMMHAEGGFRPMLFDLQTDPEEFHDLAKTGTHQAEIDRLYDCLAEWGRRMSQRVTKSDVDIIESRGKSIRRGILPFLVDGSEVPEEMTLHYRGAAPMRAQEEKK
- a CDS encoding SDR family oxidoreductase, yielding MVLDGKTIIVTGASSGIGAEAARCFATEGANVVLGARRAALLEGLAGEIGRIGGQAACLAGDVGDGQYAADLVALATERFGGLDGAFNNAGIVGEMGPVPDMDEDNWQKVISTNLTSGFYAAKHQIPPIAKRGGGSIVFTSSFVGHTIGLPGMGAYAASKAGLIGMTQVLAAEHGADNIRVNALLPGGTRTEMAGDDPQTHEWVSSLHALKRMADPSEIAQAALFLISDRSSFVTGSALIADGGNSINKT
- a CDS encoding LysR family transcriptional regulator produces the protein MWSSKDLSRLSFFGPVGSNRTTMQLQYINLILAIETASSIRGAAVILGKSQPAVSKALRQAEADLGVAIFERGPRGVVPTRHGQVVLRRAHVIKDEMRRLQDEMSQLRGELTGDLTVIVSPLTATRLIPPVMRRFRTRFPAVHVQVNAGNAPSAFRPLREGQCDIVIGPAPQADEANGLTVTRLFRAPISVITGRNSRYAAARSLEELKDADWLLIGPRDRRPVFAQHFAAMGIEAPVPLTTSDSVIALLSMIEDSDLCATFPTPSIKGLEARWRISKIALDEEIKPLPIAISTASLRPLTPAAQFFHDCMCNAAGQLDGVLRP
- a CDS encoding oxidoreductase, which produces MSVSDQVPTQSGFHAKSSGAEVLADIDLAGKTAIVTGGYSGIGLETVRGLAGKGASVIVPVRTPEKAKDALAGVDGNVTTAPMDLADLASVSSFVGDVLNAHMRLDLLINNAGIMACPEARVGPGWESQFGVNHMGHFALTTGLMPLLRKTQGARVVALSSTAHKVSDILWDDINYENSPYDKWQAYGQAKTANALFANALSLRLKDAGGLAFSVHPGGIFTPLQRHLPQEEMIALGWLEENGEPSELAKQGFKTPEQGCSTTLWAATSAKLEGKPGVYCEDADIAAPTDPESPTARYFGVDAHACSDENAERLWEISERFLKAA
- a CDS encoding GFA family protein, with the protein product MIEGSCCCKAVKFQLSCEPSVMGTCHCSRCRKAGASTIVFVKKESLTWIEGKENVVLYKPETPYKYGRCFCGICGTSLGEILSEDESFPVAANALDTQISLKNQFHEFVSEKPAWYEICDNAPQSEGHPEPT
- a CDS encoding GNAT family N-acetyltransferase; the protein is MTRHVTLRHLQADDLPLLLKVEEGLFDNPIDPAQAAAFLSDPLHELVLAFDGDLAVGMASGCILLHPDKKPSMFVNEVGVRDSHLRQGIGRAVTEKLFEIARARGCQGIWLGTEADNGPALALYRKLRGDELKGVYFGWDGAFDEG